The genomic interval GATTCTTTGCGAGATCTCAATAAATGGCTCAAACTCTAGACTATCTAAAATTCCAACATACCCCAATAGAAAGATTGTATATAACGAGTGGACAACATTCATTTTGGCTTGGCTCAAAGTTCTCAAGAATGCTCCCCTGCTCAAATTTTCTCTATCTGTTCTTAGTCTAGTCTTATGTCTCATTGTCAAATTATCATCTAGCATTTTTTCCAAAGAAAAGTCAATTATAAGGGATTCAAACTGTTTTCTTGTCAAATTGCTGTTATTTAGCAAAGTTAACAGGATTTCATCTTCGAAAACACTCTCTACAAATGATTTTGCATCATTTATACCGTTGAGGCTTTTCATCAGAAGGAACTCCCATATGTATACAGATTTGTATACATCTAAAGATGCTTAGATACTTAAATAAGTTTTAGTAATGTATGTGAAAGTTGAATAGTTATGATGGGTTTTCGCTATTTTCTAGCAGCGACTGTTTTAGTTGCTTTAATAACTGGGATGGCAATTTATTCAAATCTATATTCACAGGATGCAGAGAGTAATGAAGATATTATTTATCAGACATCAACAATCAATGCTTTAGTCGAAGGCGTCTATGATGGAGATATTACTTTCGAAGAGTTGCGTAAGCATGGTGACTTTGGATTAGGAACTTTTAATCAACTTGATGGAGAGATGATTGCTTTAGATGGAGACTTTTATCAGATAAAATCAAACGGCATTGCATATCTTGTTGATGACTCCATGCTAACACCATTCTCAATTGTGACTTTCTTTGAGTCAGATGATGAGATTTTATTACAAAAATCTAAGAATTATTCGGAGTTAGAACATTATTTAGATGATTTGTTACCAACAGAGAATATTTTTTACGCTATTAAAATTGAGGGAACGTTTGATTACATCAAAGCTAGAAGCGTTCCTGGACAAAATAAACCATATTCAAATCTTACAATTGTAGTACAAAACCAATCTATTTTTGAATTTAATGACGTGAATGGTACTATAGTTGGCTTTCGAACGCCTGAATATGTCGGCGGAATAAATGTCCCTGGCTATCATCTTCATTTTATTACAAACGATAAGCAAGCTGGTGGGCATGTACTTGAATTTGAAATAGAGAATGTGAGTGTTAATATAGATTATACATCTGACTTTTATTTGGTACTTCCTGAAAACAAAGAATTTTATGAGCATGAGTCAATAAAAGAAATGCAAAAAGACATTGAGAGAATTGAAAAATAATATTATCTTATCTATATCTAGATAAGGAGGAATAAAACCTCGCAAATTCCAATGATTGGCGAAACACGCGTAAAGAAACTTCTCAACGATATCGGAGAGGTCATAGAGGCAGTTGAATACGCTTTTAGTGAGAAAGGTTACAATCGAGTTCAAATGCCCTCAAAAATTTATCTCTATTACAAAAAGCACGATGGGGATCTAAGAGTAATGCCCTCATACCTTGAAGATTTTGACATATCCTCTGTAAAAATTGTGAATGTTCATCCTGAAAATCGAAAGCTTGGCCTTCCGACAGTTATGGCCCTTATATTGATGATGGACCCAAAAACAGGTGCGCCTATGTTAATTATGGATGGTACATGGATAACAGCTATGAGAACAGGAGCGGCTTCTGGTGTAGCAACTAAATATCTTGCGAGAAAAAATTCAGAAACATTAGGAATAATTGGAACTGGAGCTCAAGCTATCACGCAATTAATGGCTATGAATCAAATTTTAAAATTGAAGGAAGTAAAGGTCTTCGATAAAGAGGAGAAAAATAGTAAAAATTTCATTAGTAGTTCTAGTTCAGAGTATGAAAGATTAGAATTTACACAAACAGATTCATTGAAAGAGACTGTAGAGGGCTCTGACGTAATCTGTACTTTGACACCATCCAGGAAACCTATTATAGATAACAGTTGGGTGAATCCTGGAACACATATAAACGCAATAGGTGCAGATGCGAAAGGAAAAGAAGAACTCGATCCAGATTTGTTGAAAAGAGCTAAAATTGTAGTTGATGATTATAAGCAAGCCACTCATAGTGGTGAAGTAAACGTTCCAATATCCCAAGGAATTATTCGTATAGAAGATATTTATGCTGAGTTAGGGGAAATAACAGTCGGTGATAAAGAAGGGAGAGTCTCTGAACAAGAGATTACAATTTTTGACTCAACAGGTTTGGCAATTCAAGATACTATAACCGCATATATCGTGTTCAAAAAGATACAAGCCCAGAAACTTGGAACTATGATTGATCTGAAATTTTAAATCGCATCATAGAATTGTTGCTTAGTCAATCAATATCAATGCTATTGGATCTGGCTTTTTCTTGAATGGAAAAGATATCCCCATACCCGCATTTTCAACAGTTTTTTTTATATTTACACCAACTGCATGCTCTGGAAGTCGAACCATTGTTGGATAGATACATTTTCCCCCCTCGATATTACACTTTTCACAAAGTGAGCAAGAACCAGTTGAAAATGCAACCGCAAAAGTATAACCTTTGTTAAAAGCGGCTTTCTCGAGTTCAAGGGCAGTTCTATAAATTCGTTTCTTATCTTCACTCCAGTCAGACAAGAACTTGGATGCTTTCTCTTTGAGATTTTCTGAAACTGAGGGATCGTATTTACATTTCAGTAGACTCTCTGCTACATCTTCATCTGTTTCCGCTTTTGCTTTAAACTTTACAAGGAGAGCATATCGATATTCCTTCAGCATCTTTCTAAATTCATCGACAGAGGGTACGAAAGGCGGGCAATTTAACTTATTATCATAAGATGGGCAACCTACTCTACACTTGAGAACAACTCTGTTTTCAATGACTATATCGCTTATTGGTACTACTTTTACTTCAATGGCGCCTAGCTTCAGTGCTAGTTTTTCAAGAAAATTAAACTCATCTAGAGTTCCTGTAGATATTTTGAATGTTTCAGTCATTACTAATACCACATCTTTAACCTGTGCTTTTACATGTGTTATATACGAAAAGTATAAAGTATTTGTTTTATTGGATGATTAAAAAGTGTAAGACCATTTTGATATCAATAATAACGCCATTGTTTAACGAAGAAGATCATTTGAAATCATTCTTATCTAGTATCGAGAAGCTTGATGGCGATTTTGAACTTATACTCGTTGACGGTGGAAGTACTGATAAGACTGTTGAGCTAATAAAAAGATGGGAGAACAAATTCAATTTAGATCTGAGGTTATTGGAGACATCTAAGGGCAGGGCAATTCAAATGAATAAGGGCTCTGAGAATGCAAAAGGAGACGTGCTTCTCTTTCTCCATGTAGACTGCATGATCCCAAAAGATTCTATAAAAATCATTGAGAAAGAAATTCATGAGAAGCAGGTAATTGGCGGAGGTTTTAAGCAATCTTTTAAAAATGCGGATACTTTCTTGAATTTTCTGAGCGTAGCTGGGAATCTTAGAACCAAAATAACTAAAACTTTCTTCGGAGATTTTGGGATTTTTATTAAGAAAAAGATCTTTATCAAAGCAGGAGGCTTTGATGAAATTCCATATTTAGAAGATGTAGAATTTTGTTGGAAGGCTAAAAAGTTTGGTAGATTCATTCAATTAGATCGATATTTAGTTACTTCTTCAAGACGATTTATTGAAAAAGGCAGGCTTAGATTAACCTTTGTTTTCATAATTGTCAACCTCATTAATATAATCGGATTACGACCTAAATTTTTCATTAAGTATATGATTGAAAAATAAAATAACGAAAATTTTGAATTCTTTTTCTATTCTATCTCACAAAAATCGAAATAATTTGAGAACTTTTTAACGTCCATGATTTGATGGCAATCTATAGACTTTCCAATACCTTCCGAAGCTTTGATTCTGCTTCTTGAGCAACTTCATCAAGCTTTTCATTTTCTAATACTTCCATCATTTCTATTGGATTTTGAATAGAAATTTGAATTCCGTCATCGGTTTCATATACAATTACATTGCATGGAAGTAATGTCCCTATTTCTTGATCTATATCCAGAGCTCTCTTCGCCAAATGTGGGTTACATGCACCTAGAATCTTATAATTCGGATAATCGACATCAAGCTTTTTCTTCAATGTCTCTTTTACATCGATTTCGGTCAAAATTCCAAAACCTTGCTCTTTTAAAGCACTCTGAACTCTGGCGACAGCTTCTTCAAATGTTGAGTCAATCTTCTTTTTTAGATTCAAAGCATTCTTCCTCAAAGATAATTCCTTATAAGTACGTAATAAATATGAATTAAATTAAGAATCTTTGAATTAATTAAAAGGAGTGAATAAAATTTGGCTGAAGAAAAACCTACAACAGCTTATATTCTATCTCTTATTGCTGGTATCTTGATGCTACTAGGTGGAGGAATGGGCACTTATACAGGCATGATGGGCGGCACGTATAGTAATTTTTATGGAATGATGGGCGGACGCTCTATGATGGGAGGATATAACATGATGGGTTCCCCTAGTTGGGGATATGGAATGGGCTTTGGTATAATTGGTCTAATATTTGGCATTCTAGTAATATTCGGAGCAATAATGCTTGATTCAAAACCCAAAGAGCATAAGACATGGGGTACGCTTATTCTAATCTTCTCAATTCTGAGCATCTTCGGCGGAATGGGCGGTTTTGGCATAGGAATGATACTTGGAATAATCGGTGGCGCTCTCGCCATAAGTTGGTCGCCCAAGTAATCTCAGAATAATTACAGTAACTAGAAGATAGAAGTGAATAATTATGCCGTATAATACAAAATTAGCAATACCGATTATAGTTGTAGCAATAGTCGGCATATTAGTCGCGGCATCATACTATTCTTACACCATGATGTCGCAGTACTATTCCCAACCTTCCATGATGATGGGAGAAGAACAGGGACAATTAACTATCGATGATTCGTTAAAAGCAGCTCAGGATTACATTGAGTACACAGGCGTACCTGATTTGGCTGTTGCTGAAATAATGGAATTCAGCAATCATTTTTACGTTGATGTATATGAAGAGGATACCGGTATTCATGCTTTCGAGCTAATAATTGAGAAAGATGGCGATGCATATCCAGAGCACGGACCAAACATGATGTGGAATACCAAGTATGGTCATCATGGAGGAGGAATGATGGGAACATCTCCTGAATCAACACAGATGTCTATTGATGAAGACGGCTCAATAATCTATGCACAGAACTACCTTGATGAATACATGCCTGGAGCTGAAGCCACAGAACCACATAGATTCTATGGATACTATACCCTTCATGTTGAAAAAGATGGGAATATAATAGGCATGTTAAGTGTGGATGGCTTCAGTGGGGATGTCTGGTACCATAACTGGCATGGTGACTTTGTTCAGATCTTAGAATTAGAACATCATGAGGAATAAATCCTACAATGCTTCTTGAGATTCCAAAATGGAACACCAAAATCATAAAATGCATGAAATGTAGCATAAAGAGCATAATCATCATGCCCATATGCTTGAGGACTTTAAGAGAAGATTCATAGTATCTTTAATTCTAACTGT from Candidatus Bathyarchaeota archaeon carries:
- the budA gene encoding acetolactate decarboxylase, with the protein product MMGFRYFLAATVLVALITGMAIYSNLYSQDAESNEDIIYQTSTINALVEGVYDGDITFEELRKHGDFGLGTFNQLDGEMIALDGDFYQIKSNGIAYLVDDSMLTPFSIVTFFESDDEILLQKSKNYSELEHYLDDLLPTENIFYAIKIEGTFDYIKARSVPGQNKPYSNLTIVVQNQSIFEFNDVNGTIVGFRTPEYVGGINVPGYHLHFITNDKQAGGHVLEFEIENVSVNIDYTSDFYLVLPENKEFYEHESIKEMQKDIERIEK
- the ala gene encoding alanine dehydrogenase, yielding MIGETRVKKLLNDIGEVIEAVEYAFSEKGYNRVQMPSKIYLYYKKHDGDLRVMPSYLEDFDISSVKIVNVHPENRKLGLPTVMALILMMDPKTGAPMLIMDGTWITAMRTGAASGVATKYLARKNSETLGIIGTGAQAITQLMAMNQILKLKEVKVFDKEEKNSKNFISSSSSEYERLEFTQTDSLKETVEGSDVICTLTPSRKPIIDNSWVNPGTHINAIGADAKGKEELDPDLLKRAKIVVDDYKQATHSGEVNVPISQGIIRIEDIYAELGEITVGDKEGRVSEQEITIFDSTGLAIQDTITAYIVFKKIQAQKLGTMIDLKF
- a CDS encoding DUF2284 domain-containing protein, producing the protein MTETFKISTGTLDEFNFLEKLALKLGAIEVKVVPISDIVIENRVVLKCRVGCPSYDNKLNCPPFVPSVDEFRKMLKEYRYALLVKFKAKAETDEDVAESLLKCKYDPSVSENLKEKASKFLSDWSEDKKRIYRTALELEKAAFNKGYTFAVAFSTGSCSLCEKCNIEGGKCIYPTMVRLPEHAVGVNIKKTVENAGMGISFPFKKKPDPIALILID
- a CDS encoding TIGR04283 family arsenosugar biosynthesis glycosyltransferase; this encodes MIKKCKTILISIITPLFNEEDHLKSFLSSIEKLDGDFELILVDGGSTDKTVELIKRWENKFNLDLRLLETSKGRAIQMNKGSENAKGDVLLFLHVDCMIPKDSIKIIEKEIHEKQVIGGGFKQSFKNADTFLNFLSVAGNLRTKITKTFFGDFGIFIKKKIFIKAGGFDEIPYLEDVEFCWKAKKFGRFIQLDRYLVTSSRRFIEKGRLRLTFVFIIVNLINIIGLRPKFFIKYMIEK
- a CDS encoding DUF302 domain-containing protein, yielding MNLKKKIDSTFEEAVARVQSALKEQGFGILTEIDVKETLKKKLDVDYPNYKILGACNPHLAKRALDIDQEIGTLLPCNVIVYETDDGIQISIQNPIEMMEVLENEKLDEVAQEAESKLRKVLESL
- a CDS encoding DUF6114 domain-containing protein; this translates as MAEEKPTTAYILSLIAGILMLLGGGMGTYTGMMGGTYSNFYGMMGGRSMMGGYNMMGSPSWGYGMGFGIIGLIFGILVIFGAIMLDSKPKEHKTWGTLILIFSILSIFGGMGGFGIGMILGIIGGALAISWSPK